In Treponema sp. OMZ 798, the following proteins share a genomic window:
- a CDS encoding cell division protein FtsL: protein MKKILAVVLTLFIPLFLFAVVLQSSRYTSIEKDLTDYNKEQSKIIEENKKKISGISILSKPERIERIAVEELKMRKALSAEILRISISKENKDG, encoded by the coding sequence ATGAAAAAAATACTTGCTGTGGTCTTAACATTGTTTATTCCTCTTTTTTTATTTGCGGTGGTTTTACAATCTTCGCGTTATACAAGCATCGAAAAAGATTTGACTGACTATAATAAAGAGCAGTCTAAAATTATTGAGGAAAATAAAAAGAAGATTTCCGGTATTTCAATTTTATCTAAGCCTGAACGTATCGAAAGGATTGCTGTTGAAGAGTTAAAAATGAGGAAGGCTTTGTCGGCTGAAATTTTGAGGATTTCAATTTCAAAGGAGAATAAGGATGGATAG
- the rsmH gene encoding 16S rRNA (cytosine(1402)-N(4))-methyltransferase RsmH — MQPVHTSVLLEECLELLKPDASHNLFVDGTLGEGGHTEAFLKRYPQLNAVGVDADASIQERAKERLKPFAERVLFHLGWSDDFFKNYPKDSAPPDLILLDLGISMFHYIKSGRGFSFSSAEPLDMRLNPDLSVSAADIVNSYNEKDLADLIFNYGEERYSRKIASRILEQRKVSSFTNAKELADCIYKAVPQNYRHGKIHPATKTFQALRIAVNGELERLPRLLELAFSVLAPNGKLGVITFHSLEDRIVKMYFKDLGKNCTCPENMPICKCGGKPRAEVLTKKAVKASDEEIRLNPPSRSARLRVVRKIDYREN, encoded by the coding sequence ATGCAGCCAGTTCATACATCGGTCTTGCTTGAAGAATGTCTTGAGCTCTTAAAACCTGATGCTTCCCATAATCTTTTTGTAGACGGAACATTGGGAGAGGGCGGGCATACTGAAGCTTTTTTAAAAAGATATCCTCAACTTAATGCTGTAGGTGTTGATGCCGATGCTTCTATTCAAGAACGGGCAAAGGAAAGGCTGAAGCCCTTCGCTGAGCGTGTCCTGTTTCACTTAGGCTGGTCTGATGATTTTTTTAAAAATTACCCAAAAGACTCTGCTCCCCCCGATTTAATTCTTTTGGATCTGGGTATATCCATGTTCCACTATATAAAGTCGGGAAGGGGGTTTTCTTTTTCTTCGGCTGAACCCTTGGATATGCGGTTAAATCCTGACCTTAGTGTAAGCGCTGCGGATATTGTCAATTCTTATAATGAAAAAGATTTGGCGGATTTAATTTTTAATTACGGTGAAGAGCGTTACTCAAGGAAGATAGCTTCCCGAATACTTGAACAAAGAAAGGTTTCGAGTTTTACCAATGCAAAGGAACTGGCTGATTGTATTTATAAGGCTGTTCCTCAAAACTACAGGCACGGAAAGATTCATCCTGCGACAAAAACCTTTCAGGCTCTTAGGATTGCAGTCAATGGAGAGTTGGAAAGATTGCCCCGCCTTTTGGAGCTTGCTTTTTCTGTCCTTGCTCCTAATGGTAAGCTTGGTGTTATTACTTTTCATTCTCTTGAGGATAGAATTGTAAAGATGTATTTTAAAGACTTGGGGAAAAACTGTACCTGTCCTGAAAATATGCCGATATGTAAGTGCGGGGGCAAGCCTAGGGCTGAAGTTTTAACAAAAAAGGCTGTTAAGGCTTCTGATGAGGAAATAAGGCTGAATCCTCCGTCGAGAAGTGCCCGCCTTAGGGTTGTGCGTAAAATTGATTATCGGGAGAATTAA
- a CDS encoding prolyl oligopeptidase family protein: protein MQYKQSNVSDNYFGTIVADPYRWLEDDNAPEVIAWVKEENKKTEEFLSKIPFRAELKKRLEEIWDYEKRSGLFKAGDFYYFFRTEGLQNQSIMYRQKGQEKAESSPEVFFDPNTLSPDGTIALKNIAFSKDGKYMAYSVSGSGSDWEEIFVFDAEKKTGTEEHIHWVKFSNIAWYKDGFFYSSYDAPDKGKALTEKNEFQKLKYHKLGTKESEDILIFEDKEHPLRSFSASTTEDEKTILVTAFEVGNEGSMLFVADLSEGLPKSFKQYNTHFNDNVWPLETDNRFLYLLTNHKSPLYRIIKTPLNAADEKNIEEVIPEQDCLLSSAALCGGKLLTVYLRDVQDEVFIHDLNGKNKTRVDLPKNGSIGFSGARKNEDLIFFNFTSYTTPNKIIRYDIKTNSLKDFFVPAIPIDTDLFKCEQVFFKSKDGTKIPMHIVSKKDIKLDGNNPTLMYGYGGFAISLPPAFSPARMAFLEKGGIFVCVNLRGGLEYGEEWHSAGKKMKKQNVFDDFISAGEYLIEQKYTSNKKLAIQGGSNGGLLIGAVTNRRPDLFAVAIPQVGVLDMLRYQHFTIGWAWVDEYGSSEDSKDMFEYLYAYSPLHNVKAGIDYPSIMVCTGDHDDRVVPAHSFKYAQALQDTYKGENPILIRITEKAGHGAGKPTAKIIEETADIYAFIFKQTGHKI, encoded by the coding sequence ATGCAATACAAACAATCAAATGTTTCCGATAACTACTTTGGAACCATAGTAGCAGATCCATATAGATGGCTTGAAGACGACAACGCGCCGGAGGTCATAGCCTGGGTAAAAGAAGAAAACAAGAAAACGGAAGAATTTTTATCAAAAATTCCTTTTCGGGCAGAATTAAAAAAACGCCTCGAAGAAATTTGGGACTACGAAAAGCGCTCCGGTCTTTTTAAGGCAGGAGACTTTTATTACTTTTTTAGAACTGAAGGCCTGCAAAACCAAAGCATAATGTACCGGCAAAAGGGACAGGAAAAGGCAGAAAGCTCTCCCGAAGTTTTTTTTGACCCGAACACTCTAAGCCCGGATGGAACCATAGCCTTAAAGAATATAGCATTTTCCAAAGACGGAAAATACATGGCCTACTCCGTATCCGGAAGCGGCTCTGACTGGGAAGAAATCTTTGTCTTCGATGCCGAAAAGAAAACCGGCACAGAAGAACACATACATTGGGTCAAATTTTCCAATATCGCATGGTACAAGGACGGCTTTTTTTACAGCTCATATGATGCTCCGGATAAAGGCAAAGCCTTAACCGAAAAAAATGAATTTCAAAAGCTAAAATACCACAAACTTGGAACAAAAGAAAGCGAAGACATTCTCATATTTGAAGATAAGGAACATCCCCTGCGCTCCTTTTCTGCAAGCACAACTGAAGACGAGAAAACCATCCTTGTTACGGCCTTTGAAGTAGGAAACGAGGGAAGCATGCTCTTTGTTGCAGATTTAAGCGAGGGTCTGCCAAAAAGCTTTAAACAATACAATACGCATTTTAACGATAATGTGTGGCCGCTTGAAACGGACAATCGATTCTTATATTTATTGACAAATCACAAATCCCCCCTTTACCGCATAATCAAGACACCCCTAAATGCGGCAGATGAAAAAAATATCGAAGAAGTTATTCCCGAACAAGACTGTCTTTTATCGAGTGCAGCCCTTTGCGGAGGAAAGCTGCTTACGGTTTATCTGCGGGATGTTCAAGATGAGGTCTTTATCCATGATCTAAACGGAAAAAATAAAACAAGGGTTGACCTTCCGAAAAACGGAAGCATAGGTTTTTCGGGAGCCCGAAAAAATGAAGATCTGATATTTTTCAACTTTACTTCTTATACAACTCCCAACAAAATCATAAGGTACGATATAAAAACAAACAGCCTAAAAGATTTTTTTGTTCCGGCTATCCCTATTGATACGGACCTGTTTAAATGCGAACAAGTCTTTTTTAAGAGCAAGGACGGAACAAAGATTCCCATGCACATTGTTTCAAAAAAAGACATTAAGCTCGACGGAAACAATCCTACCCTTATGTACGGCTACGGAGGCTTTGCTATTTCTCTCCCGCCAGCCTTTTCTCCTGCCCGAATGGCTTTTTTAGAAAAAGGAGGCATTTTTGTCTGCGTAAATTTACGCGGCGGTCTTGAATACGGAGAAGAATGGCACTCAGCCGGAAAAAAGATGAAAAAACAAAATGTCTTCGATGATTTTATTTCGGCAGGAGAATATTTGATAGAACAAAAATATACTTCAAATAAAAAGCTCGCAATTCAAGGCGGTTCAAACGGAGGTCTTTTAATAGGAGCCGTAACAAACCGGCGCCCAGATCTTTTTGCAGTTGCAATTCCCCAGGTTGGAGTTTTGGATATGCTCCGCTACCAGCATTTTACCATAGGCTGGGCTTGGGTCGATGAATACGGAAGCAGCGAGGACAGTAAGGATATGTTCGAGTACCTTTACGCCTACTCTCCCCTCCATAACGTGAAAGCAGGAATCGATTATCCTTCCATTATGGTATGTACAGGAGACCATGACGACAGGGTTGTTCCTGCACACTCCTTTAAGTATGCCCAAGCCTTGCAAGACACCTACAAGGGAGAAAACCCGATACTAATCCGCATAACCGAAAAAGCAGGTCACGGAGCAGGGAAACCCACGGCAAAGATAATAGAAGAAACAGCGGATATTTACGCCTTCATCTTTAAACAAACAGGACATAAAATTTAA
- the mraZ gene encoding division/cell wall cluster transcriptional repressor MraZ → MTGEYKNTLDEKGRIMFPAKIRAELPDSNLVITRGVGNCLWIFTADKWKKFSDEIMKKTSLFKAQSLLVMRRLIAPAQELEIDKNGRISIPQSLRDCAGLEKDCIILGLGKCFELWDLKQYEKYLKESEPDFSEAAEALGEIGF, encoded by the coding sequence ATGACCGGAGAATATAAGAATACTCTTGACGAAAAAGGAAGAATTATGTTCCCTGCAAAGATCCGTGCAGAATTACCCGACTCAAATTTGGTTATTACACGCGGTGTAGGCAACTGTCTTTGGATTTTTACTGCGGATAAGTGGAAAAAGTTTTCGGATGAAATCATGAAGAAAACTTCTTTGTTTAAAGCGCAATCCTTGCTTGTTATGAGGCGTTTAATTGCCCCTGCCCAAGAGCTTGAGATTGACAAGAACGGCCGTATATCTATCCCCCAGAGCCTTAGGGACTGCGCCGGGCTCGAAAAAGACTGCATTATTTTAGGTCTCGGTAAATGCTTTGAATTGTGGGACCTAAAGCAATATGAAAAATATTTAAAGGAGAGTGAGCCGGATTTTTCTGAAGCTGCCGAGGCTTTGGGGGAAATAGGTTTTTAA
- a CDS encoding DUF2339 domain-containing protein has protein sequence MVLVVLIAIALILYIIIFPIKNAFQIKEQKEEIIRLKSKISDLEFKFRSFDNVSPETEEQNPINEEIKAVNTEPESGAWIKAAEASQEEEDATYSFIKESCEGSAKAEIKEKHSAISLYIKKFFSIESIISKLGIILLLIGVGFIFKLSYDKGYITQEVALIIGGLIGVALCFFGFRSSAKSRLLLSQVLFGGGIAVFYITAYAAYLRYGLLGDFSAFIFLSLITALSYTLSIMTASSSISIIGLLGALIIPFAVDLGFLGLTGFGLYVLAVSVLSSTVYFFKRWRLLQFTSLISFLGILTRLLLITPLNVEDVVLFFGLILLLMAVHTIPDLYFYLKDDEKKKDKILSPALAVLNLGFSLFLTYKLSVYKFAPQSTAYLIFSFFYIVLAYLAFRKKRMDNLGLIYLAGVLISLYVTVVDRFTYDVQPVLILSIAFLGFWLFRKREETKVFVLLHILFGTAYMMAIASLLKDGGRLSALRFLLEGSFYLVPMALSIFVQKEKFKRAYQGFVFQAYALIFLIAVLYKFDIKSTEFFVQGLILALVALYNLMHHKLKKGWYYERAIDAEVFILFIFSLAYTLNYFLGLNSSYLFLFLGIEAAMSFSLYALSLIKEKTENARFFYRLCFFVFMVKIMLADFSIAAEEFRYGILLSGLFILALDKFYKNKISKDKITLNIGRIFLIVIAFFYYGFVYSRMPHQDTVLIKIWNVDILSVVINILNALILIAFFKMLKLPQILYFAVISLIFVFLSFVDIYLPINNGGVLTLLWAFYSIVSFIYYLRKGRAKMVYISLGLIIFVAAKLIVVDLSTLNILSKVITSLVFGIALLLLSYAIQPMLKKFGKPEEN, from the coding sequence ATGGTATTAGTTGTTCTTATTGCAATTGCCCTTATATTATATATTATTATATTTCCTATCAAAAATGCTTTTCAAATAAAAGAGCAAAAAGAAGAGATTATTCGTTTAAAAAGTAAGATTTCGGATTTGGAATTTAAATTTCGTTCCTTCGATAATGTTTCTCCTGAGACTGAGGAGCAGAATCCTATCAATGAAGAGATTAAAGCTGTAAATACTGAGCCGGAATCCGGAGCATGGATTAAGGCCGCTGAAGCCTCACAAGAGGAAGAAGATGCAACTTATTCTTTTATAAAAGAATCCTGCGAAGGTTCGGCAAAAGCAGAAATTAAAGAAAAACATTCTGCCATTTCTCTGTATATCAAAAAATTTTTTTCTATCGAATCCATTATCAGTAAGCTGGGAATTATCCTGCTTTTGATCGGGGTGGGCTTTATCTTTAAATTAAGCTATGACAAGGGATATATAACCCAAGAAGTTGCTTTGATTATAGGCGGTTTGATCGGCGTGGCTCTTTGCTTTTTCGGGTTTAGAAGCTCGGCAAAATCCCGCCTTCTTTTAAGTCAGGTTCTATTCGGGGGCGGTATAGCCGTTTTTTATATTACGGCCTACGCAGCCTATTTAAGGTACGGCCTTTTAGGCGATTTTTCTGCCTTTATATTTTTGAGTTTGATTACAGCCCTTTCTTACACTCTTTCGATTATGACGGCTTCTTCATCGATATCTATAATCGGCTTGCTCGGTGCTCTCATAATACCCTTTGCCGTAGATTTGGGCTTTTTGGGCTTGACAGGCTTCGGGCTCTATGTACTTGCCGTTTCTGTGCTTTCATCGACTGTTTACTTTTTTAAACGATGGAGACTCTTACAGTTTACCTCCTTAATTTCATTTTTAGGAATTTTAACCCGTCTTTTACTTATCACGCCTTTAAATGTAGAGGATGTGGTTTTGTTTTTCGGCCTTATTCTTTTGTTGATGGCCGTGCACACCATTCCCGATCTTTATTTTTATTTAAAGGATGATGAAAAGAAAAAAGATAAAATTTTGTCGCCCGCTCTTGCGGTTTTAAATTTGGGCTTTTCCTTATTTTTAACCTATAAACTTTCGGTTTATAAATTTGCACCTCAAAGTACTGCCTACCTTATTTTTTCTTTTTTCTATATAGTTTTAGCTTATCTTGCCTTCAGAAAAAAAAGAATGGATAACTTGGGACTTATTTACCTTGCAGGAGTCCTGATTTCTCTTTATGTAACGGTGGTAGATAGATTTACCTATGATGTTCAGCCGGTTCTTATACTCAGCATAGCTTTTTTAGGATTTTGGCTTTTCCGCAAGCGCGAAGAAACTAAGGTGTTTGTCTTGCTGCATATTCTTTTTGGAACGGCTTATATGATGGCTATAGCCTCTCTTTTAAAAGACGGTGGTCGTCTGAGCGCTTTAAGATTTTTACTTGAAGGAAGTTTTTATCTTGTTCCGATGGCGCTATCTATCTTTGTTCAAAAAGAAAAATTTAAAAGGGCTTATCAGGGTTTTGTTTTTCAAGCTTATGCCCTTATATTTTTGATTGCGGTCTTGTATAAGTTTGATATCAAAAGTACGGAATTTTTTGTTCAAGGTCTTATTCTTGCGCTAGTAGCTCTTTATAACCTTATGCATCATAAACTAAAAAAAGGGTGGTACTATGAAAGGGCAATAGATGCTGAAGTTTTTATTTTGTTTATCTTTTCTCTTGCTTACACTTTAAATTACTTTTTGGGATTAAACAGCTCTTATTTATTTCTTTTTTTGGGAATTGAAGCGGCTATGAGCTTTTCTCTTTATGCTCTTTCTTTAATAAAAGAAAAAACCGAAAATGCCCGATTTTTTTACAGGCTTTGCTTTTTTGTTTTTATGGTTAAGATTATGCTGGCCGATTTTTCGATTGCTGCAGAAGAATTTAGATACGGAATTTTACTTTCGGGGCTTTTTATTTTGGCTTTGGATAAATTTTATAAAAATAAAATAAGTAAGGATAAGATAACTTTAAACATAGGCAGGATATTTTTGATTGTCATTGCGTTTTTTTATTACGGATTTGTTTACAGCCGTATGCCTCACCAAGATACAGTCCTCATCAAAATTTGGAATGTAGATATTCTTTCGGTTGTGATAAATATTTTAAATGCACTTATTTTAATTGCGTTCTTTAAGATGTTAAAGCTGCCTCAAATCCTTTATTTTGCAGTTATCAGTCTTATCTTTGTTTTTTTGAGCTTTGTGGATATTTACCTTCCCATAAACAACGGCGGAGTCTTAACCCTTCTTTGGGCCTTTTATTCGATAGTTTCTTTTATTTATTATTTGCGGAAGGGAAGGGCCAAGATGGTTTATATTTCGCTTGGGCTGATAATTTTTGTCGCTGCAAAGCTGATTGTTGTCGACCTAAGCACCTTAAATATTTTATCGAAGGTGATTACTTCATTGGTTTTCGGCATAGCCCTTCTTTTATTGAGCTATGCAATTCAGCCCATGCTAAAAAAGTTTGGAAAACCGGAAGAAAATTAG